The Salminus brasiliensis chromosome 22, fSalBra1.hap2, whole genome shotgun sequence genomic interval ctttacaggggtATGAaacactttcaatggaagtcaatgtaagagGGTTTGATTCCAACTCTGACACAATGTGAAGTGCAACTACCAAGGTCAAAAGGTGAAGGGGGTCGCAAggtcaaatcctgagccatgccactttgctaTCAGTGGCTGGAGAATGATatgccatgctctctccgggtgggtagatggccctctctcctccctcatAACTCTAAAGCAATGTCAGCCAGCACAGTCGTCTATTAGCtagcgctttcctccaagcgtgttggctgcccagcaatgctgcattagcagcaataaaaataaagaaagaaagaaaaagaggcagtagcttcacatgtatcagaggagacgtgttaagtccttaccctcctagtgtctggaCTATTTCTAGTGCTAAGGGAAGTTACAATGGGGTGGGTCAATTGACAGTACCAAACACTTGGGGGGAAATTTGACAAGCAAATTTAttcataaaaaagtaaaaatggacaaattgagatttttggaggtttttgagtgacagttGTGTTTTGTCATTATGACCAATAACGCATGTTATGTTTAGGGTCCTGGAAACCCCAGACCCTCTTTACCAGATCAAGTtacattttttgtgtgtatAAAACATTACCCTGAAACCTTGCAAGTCCATGTAAAATGTGTGACCAAATGGGCCATTATTTTTAGGTTTTAGACCTTATAATTAGGTTTTTGTAATATAAACATATTATGAGAAAAAATATTAATGTatgtaatactactactaataataataagaagaagaagaagaagaagaataacaacaacaagaagAAGTATGCatgtattaaataataattttatttattaaagaacACAATTCTATAATAACCATTAATTTTCTAGTTTGGGGGTTTAATTAGGTCAGAAACAGGTCTCTCTATAGGAGTCTCTAAAATCCTGAACGATAAAGATAAGTAAAGTAAATGTAACCTGAACGGGTAAGAGATATAGCTGAGGGCATGAGAACTTGTGGAAGCTGTGAAGAAgacttgtattttttttaagcatttctcAGCTGTGTATTCTCTATCTGCAAGGTCAGATGAAGGAGCCTCAGACAGCAGGCCTGGCTCTCAGTCTCTAACGTGAGGTTTAGAATGACACAGCATGTTTAGTGCCAGCTCAGACCTCTGAATAAACAATGGAGTTTAAAATCAACCAGCTCACTCTGTATACCTATACAGTCCATGAACCTCCACCAACCTGggaactgctgctgcttcacCACACCGCCTCTGGGTCTATGGCTGGGACAGCAGCTTGCTTAAGCGCTGTCAGACAGGACAGCGGCTGCTCAGACACCTCCTCCCCTTCTTCAGGAAAACTGATACTGCCCATGTACAATCAATCAGGCCCCTTTACTGCAAACTCGACCATGTGTTGTGTtggttagtgagtgtgtgttggggcATTTAGGGTTTCGGCTTTTATTgcagaggcaaaaaaaaaaaaggctcaaTGAAAGAAAAAGGGCATTTGGATAGCTGGGAGAGAGCCAGATACTTTGTACATAAATATACCAATTTAATGTATAGATATATGAACAAGTGGGAAATGGGCAGCAGCAGTTTTTATGTGTTTGAATTGATGCAAAATACAGCtttgtttatgtaaatatattttttttcttcacattcTTTCATTCTAAGTATTTATTTGAGTAACAAAAGCAGTTAAATTGCTTGTTACCACAGTCCTTTCTTGAGCGAGCATGCAATGAAAGAAACTTTTATTTGAGCTGGTATGACATGAAAGAAAGCCCTAACAGAAAAAAGACCCTCTCTGTGTTTACAAAAACTTCTGACTCACTAGCATTCTAACAGGGCTAGacaatacagtggcatgcaaaggtttgggcacccctggtaaaAAACAATCTCTGTGATGCTGAGCTTGTGCCTCTGGAGGTTGACTGTGGATTTTAGGGTGTGTTTAGGATTGTTATCCTGCTGTAAAATCTATATTCTTCTTCATCTTCGGATGAATCCATTGTTCCCTCTACCACTGAAATATACCCTGTGCCACTGACTGCACAGCAAGCCCAAAGCACGATCGATCCACTCCTGTGCAGTTGGAGAGGTTGATCTTTTCAGTAAATGCTGCACCTTTTTTCACCAAACACGCCTTTGCTCATTCTGGTCCAAAATCAGTTTAAGCTCATCAGTCTGAGTACTTGTTCCAAAACGCATCAGGCTTGATTAGATATGTCTTTAAAAATGTCTGATACTGGGAAAGGTTTTCTTATAAGAGTGTCTAATATAGAAGGTCACATTGGTACAGgtattgctgcacagtagaacagtgcatcaCCACAGAGAGTTTTGATGTTTCTTTCTAGCAAttctacaagcagttctctcaaTTTGTTTGGTCTTCCAAagttatctgagagcacaaatcTCTTTTGCATGGTCCTTCATTTTTTACTATACAAAAATGGAATAGaatcttttgtctttatgttCATGCCTGTTGTatttcatcttctactcacgtGATTATTCACCACAACTCTGACCAGAAGTGCCATACTTTtggatgccactgtagatgaagctaAAGAAATAGGTCATTTTCCAAAAATCTATATAATCACTAGAAATGCtgatatctccaaaatgatgactttatatgagctgtttttgttttttgcatttcCATCAGTCTGTTTATCATGTTTATACAATGTAAAGAGTGGCTGTTGTATTCAAAGGCTTTGTCGAAATACGAAAATATTCTAGAATAAAGATCTTGATCAAATAAATCATCTGATAAAATACAACCACAACAATCAATAAAACCAAATTAGTAAAGATCTCTCTGTCCTTTTGGAACCAAATGCTGCAGTTAAAATGTCCATATGAAAAAGTACGCCTGCCTCATATTACACTCCAAAATAACTCAACAGATATATGATAGCAGTGACTTCTCCTCGCAACTCTCAATCTAACACACTTCTGCTGGCTAACTTGTCAAAAGCAACAAATCCAAATGATCAcaatttcttgtttgtttgtttatttctttctaattCTCCTGCTTTATGTTTGCTGAAGTAATCAGAACACACTTTATTGTATATGATTGTTTGGTCGACTAATTCTTCAGTAAAATTCTATAATTTCTTCAGACGGCCTACGTAAGAAGTACCAAGTTTAGGCATCCTAGGCATAAGTAAATCAACTTGCAGTGCCTTGATTGCAGTAAAATGAAGCCAGATATCGGCTTAAGCTTCCATTCTTTCCATGAACTTGGTTTCATGCGATTTAACTATGTTTACGGATCTACGTTTGCATTCAATTTGTGCCTGTTTTGTGCATGTGATACCGGCATGCATTTCATACATCTGCTGCTATGTTATATGTCTTTGCTTTTGGCCACTGCATTGCACTGAGCACACACTCCTTCCCCTAAGGCGGAGGACGGTGCCACACAACTTCTCTTCACTCTTCCCCTGAATGGCTCCCCAAGAGGATGCTCTCCCCCTGTAAGGAGATCCGATTACCGGAGGGCGGGCTAACAGCCCGACACACTCGAGGAAATAATGTAGTGTGCACAAGTTGAACGCTCAAGGCAGGAATAAGATCATTTGCACTTCTTGGCAGCCCTGTGAATGTGATTTTTTCCAGTGAAGCAGAGGAAATACGGCTGTTCATACCTGTTCATGTCATGATCAGCAACTtcttttactgctgctgctgttgctcttTGTTATGTCATGCATTTTTCATAGGCTGTGCACAGCAAGAATTGAGTTTGTGCAGTGGGAACGGCTCACACGGAGTGTGAATTTGGGTTAAAGCGACGGCAATTGGAGTTTAAGGAGGCACCTGGAGCACATCttacttccaaaaaaaaaaatgtccatgCCGCCCAGCTTCGGCTTCACGCAAGAGCAGGTTGCCTGCGTGTGTGAGGTCCTTCAGCAGGGGGGGAGCATCGAGCGCCTTGGCCGTTTCCTCTGGTCCTTACCGGCCTGCGAGCACCTGCACAAGAATGAGTCAGTGCTGAAAGCCAAGGCCGTGGTGGCCTTCCACCGGGGCAACTTCAGGGAGCTCTACAAAGTGCTGGAGAGCCACCAGTTCTCCCCACACAACCACCCCAAGCTGCAACAGCTATGGCTCAAAGCGCACTACATGGAGGCAGAAAAGGTGCGCGGGAGGCCCCTTGGGGCTGTGGGAAAATACCGGGTGAGAAGAAAGTTCCCCCTGCCCCGCACCATCTGGGACGGAGAGGAGACCAGCTACTGCTTTAAGGAAAAGAGCCGCTGCGTGCTGAAGGAGTGGTACTCCCATAACCCCTACCCCTCACCCCGAGAGAAGAGGGAGCTGGCCGAGGCCACGGGGCTCACCACCACGCAGGTGAGCAACTGGTTCAAGAACAGGAGGCAGAGGGATCGTGCTGCAGAGGCCAAAGAAAGGTACTCATATCTCATTGCTAATATATCACCATTACTATTCATTCTTATACCTACATTTGTGTTGTGTAGAGTCAGATTTCTTACATATGTCAGATATAgttgtaaaatgtttattttacataaatgacaaCATATATGTTACACCTAAATATCCAATTAGATATGAGATTAAgttgattaaaaatacattcgATTTATTTACAATGTAATTCagtttgatttgtttttggtgtgGTTAAACTGATGGGAGTAAActttatacataaaaaaattcAGTTTTGTGTTCTCATTCGTTTTGCTGTtattagagaaagaaaaatatgtTATTATAATTTCTGTTACAAGTAATTATCAAAATTGTTTAAGTAAAAAGACAGGAGAAAAATGATCTCTGAAAACAGCCCCATTTCAGTCTTAAACTACACGTCATCTATGTCTACATATTTCAGTCTTATACATAGTTACCACTacattataatttatatataatataggtttatacatacatatatacatataaatatgtgCATCTGACATATTTCAGTTTTACACTTCAAATCTGTAACTTTtctatgttttaatattttacataaatacTACTGTAAATACCTATCTCTATTACTGTATTTTATCAGTCTTTTACTTAAATAACTATATTTGGCTTAGATTGGCTTATATTCCTTATATGCAAGTACCCATTTCTGTGATATTTACAGACTTTACGACTGTAAATAAGCATTTAAACATATGACTTACTATTTTTTACTCTTCTTAATACATTCTCAAGGCTGTGCTTTGTAagttaaaagtaataaaaagaaaaacttcAGATTTAGCCAAAGTTTTAGTCACAACTATGTtgacaaatgtttttttatttaataattagttATTCCATACATTTAGACACTGGCATTATCTGCCAGAAAGGTTAATGCAGAACTGTTGTGTTGTcttgttaattatttattttagactAGAGAAATATAGTCCTtcatattatgttttttttttctttttttatccttttttttatcttatgtgttttttgttacctGAACAGCCTCAATCTATAGTTTACTTCAAATTTGTTTATTTCAATTTGAATAATAGacgagaattttttttttcttatgttgGTTACATTATCAGTAGATTCAGTAGATCTTTTTATGTACAGACAAGgtcacctttaaaaaaaaagtctatgaAAAAAGAAgtaaactgaaaatgaattatgaaaatgaaaaatgtatttgtatttaatgtACTGAAAaagtttctgtaaataaatctttcatagacagacagacagaatatGGCATTATTGAATGTTTTATATATTGGAAAGTGGTTGGTAGATTAAGAGTGGCAGGTCTGGGCTGTCTCTGGACTGTTGCACTAATGAATGCAATGATCTCCTCCTCAGGGAAAATGAGGGCACAAGTCAAAACGGCCACAACCCCCTGATGTCTCAGATGAGCGAGAGTAAATCTCCGGGTGAAAGTTCGGATGAGGAAAAATCTCCAGCAGGAAGTCCAGATCCCACTTCCTCTATGAGTCCAGCCATGCTGATGGGCTCCAGCTCGGGCCTGCCTGCCCTGCACAGCTTTGGGCCTTCTCCTCCCGGACCAGGTCCCACCACGGACCACCATCAACACCATCAGCCTCATCATCTCcagcaccaacaccaacaccagcaccagcaccagcaccaccatCTCTCCATGCATGACGGCCTCCTTAACCCTATGGCCGCCAGCCTTGTGGACCTGGGCTCGTAAACACCCTAAGGGCTGTGCTGTAAGAGACCGCTTTCACAGAAAACCAAAGATGCTGAAGAAACCCACCTATTCATTTCCCACTCGTCATCTTCTCTCATAAGAATTGTTGCAGGACTAACTACGATAAACATGCATCTACTTGGACATCCAGTagtcttataaaccaatagtccagttttgaaaacaaaaaaagaccaaaGAACAGAAGACAGCATCCATCTTATGCACTGTACTTAAAAAAGATGATGAACCCTTTCCATGTGATGAATCAGTATAAATCAACTGATAGTTTTTGATATATCTTGCTATatataaactaataaaatatatattgacTAAAGAGTGATCAGAGTTTTCGTGTTTTTTACGGCATAATCGAGGCAAGCTACTATGTTGGGTCATCTGGCTTTTTCTGTAGCTTGTTAAAAAGGCCAGTAATTAACATCCATGACTTCCTATCAAAGTAGTAGGTTACAGTTCCAAGTTGAGAGAGAACTACTGTTTAAGTGTAACACTATACCAGACTTTAATATTCAGGTTTAATATTCAAATGCACATTCATCAGGCCAGTCTTTACAAAAGCTTCACGGTTCGTTGTTTTCACAGTTAGAAGATTTCATCCTACTTCCCCATGTTTCGTTATGGgttaattattaaatacagtTTGGATTGTACCAGAGTCATAAAATATCTacagtatttttaatgtttactgTATTTTTCATACTAAAACTGAGCACAGCAAGTATCTATCCCCCCAAAAAGGTTTTAGTTACTTTAACAAGAAGAACTGAAAGCAATCCATGGGATTTCCCCCCAGTGCTGTACCAATGCTCTGCATGTCAGCAAGTCCCTCCGGATTGGCACACAGTGGCTTAGCATCATAAAATGTAGTTATGCTAAGCTTAGCaacattcatcaacattcatcaacattcatcGCAACAGTAAAGCATCAACCTTTAGCAACATCTGCTACATGTTAAACAGAGTGGGACAGTGTTGTGGAGCTGCTTGTGGTCATTGCTCCAAGTTAGTTGGCAGGCTAAGAGCAACATACAGGGCAGCTAACATCACTCGTTCAGATTTGAGTCTCTATCCTCTTCAGTATCAGTGTAGCATTTCATTAGCTGGAGTTAAATCTGTTCTGGGAAGGGTTGAGCTGAAGCAGTAGCACCACAaataagacaagacaagacaaccatgttCACAGACAGATGTCCCCtaaacccatccatgcagtgaacacacacaaacacactagtgatcaaacacacacaatgacagtggccacacatgcccagagcggtgggcagccctTGCTGCAGCCCCCataggagcagagagggtaaagggcctttctcaagggcccaatagtggcagcttgccaagcctgagtatcgaacccacaaccctgtcaacaATGGCAACTCCAGTATTGTCCAGTTAGCACTGTAAATGGCTGGTTCATAACATTTGCTGAGTGATACATTAATAATgaacttatttttttatttatatgaattCAAACAGAAATTTGAAAATACCACCTacattttacagtgtaattGTGAAATAGACTTTTCATGAATTATCTGTAATTAGGTTCAATAGAATTTTCTTAAagacataataaaataaaaataatttcgTTGTTTTTGAACTAAtcatttgtcttgttttgtcttgtGTTTAAAAAGGACTAAACTAGTAATATTAGCTCAGGTTTACACCCTTACTAAAATTCCTACGAAAAAGGAGCCGCTGCTGTAATCAAGAGTGTGATTATACTGCCACCTAGTGTTGAAGCCGTGTCATTACAACACAACTGACCCTAGACTACAGTGCTCCAGACAGAGAGAACCCTAACATACGGGTTACTTATGGGATCTTAGACTAAAAGGACAATGGTCACATTATCCCAGtgctctatctatctatcaatctatctatctatctatctatctatctatctatctatcatctatctatcatctatctatctatctatctatctatctatctatctatctatctatcaatctatctatctatctatctatcaatctatctatctatctatctatcatctatctatcatctatctatctatctatctatctatctatcatctatctatctatctatctatctatctatcatctatctatcatctatctatctatctatctatctatctatcatctatctatctatctatctatctatctatctatctatctatctatcatctatctatctatcatctatctatctatctatctatctatctatcaatctatctatctatctatctatctatctatctatcatctatctatcatctatctatctatcatctatctatctatcatctatctatctatctatctatctatctatctatcatctatctatctatctatctatcatctatctatctatctatctatctatctatcatctatttatctatctatctatcatctatctatctatcatctatctatctatctatctatcatctatctatctatctatctatcatctatctatctatctatctatctatctatcatctatctatctatctatctatctatctatctatctatcaatctatctatctatctatctatctatctatctatcatctatctatctatctatctatctatcatctatctatctatctatctatctatctatctatcatctatctatctatcaatctatctatctatcatctatctatctatctatctatctatctatcatctatctatctatctatctatctatctatcatctatctatctatcatctatctatctatctatctatctatctatctatcatctatctatctatctatctatctatctatctatctatctatctatcatctatctatctatctatctatctatctgtctatctgctcAGACTGGCTCTGTCAGGTGTACTTAGTTGCCTTGCTAAGTTAAGCCAATTATTATAAAGTTTTTGCTCAGataaaatgtgttaaataaaaaaaatattgaaataataCGAAATCAATTCATATTCAGATGTACATTTAGACAAGTATCCTAAAATACACTTCAACCACCAGCAACACTGCAGATCTCCAGTACACACAACTGTACAGCTAGCTAATGCTTTCAGTTAGCACTgtcagccacacagccacagctcAGATACTGTTCATATATACCATATAGTTACAGCTGAATGAACACAGATATTGTTATTGGTATCACTGAATAGTAAAAGTGGCAAAACGTCGATGTTTCATGGAAGCTTTCTTACCCATTCCCGCAGGCCAGGACTCTCTGTTCTGCCATGTGATGAAAAGCTGTTTACCTGTCCTAATCGACTTCATCAGGTGCTGTTAATTACAGAGTGAAAACTGAGCCACTGGCTGAGCTTTTACTGTCACAGTCACTGACCTCGCAGACAGGCAACACTGACCCCACTGCTGCTCCATGTTTGGCGCCTTGAGCGAAACCCTGCCTCAGCAGCCAACCTCGCACCCTCACCAAGAAGGATAGCCAATTATCTTGCACACAATCTAGAAAAATATAAACGAATTATaaactgtattattattgttattattattattattattattattattattattattattattattattattgttgttattattattgttattgttattgttattgttattgttattgttattattattattgttattattattattattattattattattattattattattattgttattattgttattattattattgttattattattattattattattattaatagaagTAGTATATTACTTATGATAATGTGATCAATTatgattataaataataatcctaaCCCACTTTGACGAAATTAATTCTCCAATATTATTGTCGTATCGATGTATCTTCTGATGAACGTTTCTGGTGTGTGTGGATTTTCTCTATTGTTGATTGGTTACTAAAAATAACCCAGCAGTGTTTCACTGAAGTGACGTTTAGTATAGGTTTAGGCCACTCAGCTCCTGAGGTGACATGCTGGATGTTTTAATGAGGTTTGGCCACAAGGTAATCTATTGAGGACACAAAGCAAGGGTTTAGTGGCCCCAGAATAATATACTGAGGTCACAAGATAATGTATCGAGGCTACGAGATCGTGTGTTATTTCGTGGCCACTTGAAACCTAGTTTGTTTTCTTGTGGCCACGCCTTCTTAGAAACAACCTTAAGGGCTTCCTGTTAGCCTCCTTTGCAAACCTTTTTGTAGATCATCACCGGTTTTGTTCAGAGTTTCATAAGAAATATTTTCTCAAATTCATTCTTGTGGAAAAAAGTTAAAGTAGATGATGCTCCAAAAAACTTCAAACGCCTATACACTGATCAGTGCCATTATCATTATATCATTCAGGATCTTTATAGTTTCCGTGGAGGGTTTTCCTGTTGGATATTCCATACATTTCTAGTtcttatgtattatttttttacacaggCTTTAAAAACCAATAAACAGCAAGTTATGTCATGTGTCATTAATGATAAGCTATAAAATGCTACATTACAAACGACTACATATGAAGTTCATATAAAAAGAGtctcataaaaataaaattaaaataatatttgatGAAATCGCGTTAAAAGAACATACGTATGGACGTATAAGCTTATGTCTTATAAGCTTATACGCTTAAGTTTTTCTACGtaagcttttgtgaatccggcCATCTTACATGAGCAGGACAGGCACTTCGCATTTGTACCACCAGGTGGCGACAAAAGCACACGATTCACAGAGCATGGTGGCCCATTCAGAGAGGTCTCTTTAGGCCCCCCTGTTTTTGCGTGAAGCacttttcatatatatatatatatatatatatatatatatatattcatattctcAAACATATTAGACAGACTGATCGATATAAATAAgagaatataaaatataaagatcCCCACAACCTCTGCTGCAAGATATTCAGCCCTCCAACGCTTTTCATGGTGTGAATCTGGTTCTGCTGGTTTTACTGTAGCGTTAGACTCAGCAGGAAGTTAAAAGGTCAGGGGAAGATGAGGTTGGTGACCGAGGCATCAAACAGGTGAACAGAAATAATAACGGCCTCCTGGATGTAGGTATGGCGCGTGTTGGCGCTTTGTTAGTGGTACTCTGTGAGCAGTGCCTCCATCATTAGAGCTCAGTGGAAGTGAGGTTTCATCTCCAGCCATGTGTTGGACAGCTGGACAGTGC includes:
- the six2b gene encoding homeobox protein SIX2b isoform X1, which codes for MSMPPSFGFTQEQVACVCEVLQQGGSIERLGRFLWSLPACEHLHKNESVLKAKAVVAFHRGNFRELYKVLESHQFSPHNHPKLQQLWLKAHYMEAEKVRGRPLGAVGKYRVRRKFPLPRTIWDGEETSYCFKEKSRCVLKEWYSHNPYPSPREKRELAEATGLTTTQVSNWFKNRRQRDRAAEAKERENEGTSQNGHNPLMSQMSESKSPGESSDEEKSPAGSPDPTSSMSPAMLMGSSSGLPALHSFGPSPPGPGPTTDHHQHHQPHHLQHQHQHQHQHQHHHLSMHDGLLNPMAASLVDLGS
- the six2b gene encoding homeobox protein SIX2b isoform X2, translated to MSMPPSFGFTQEQVACVCEVLQQGGSIERLGRFLWSLPACEHLHKNESVLKAKAVVAFHRGNFRELYKVLESHQFSPHNHPKLQQLWLKAHYMEAEKVRGRPLGAVGKYRVRRKFPLPRTIWDGEETSYCFKEKSRCVLKEWYSHNPYPSPREKRELAEATGLTTTQVSNWFKNRRQRDRAAEAKERENEGTSQNGHNPLMSQMSESKSPGESSDEEKSPAGSPDPTSSMSPAMLMGSSSGLPALHSFGPSPPGPAPTPTPAPAPAPPSLHA